The genomic window ACCTCGTATGAGACTCAAGACCGGGCTATCCAGTATCTGGAGAAGTCCGTCTCGGCCGGTAAGATTGTGTTCATGACATACGGCGCTCACGTAAACCTGACATCACATTCCAGATAATCAAGATGCCCAAAGCTGGTATCTGTTGGGTCGTTGCTACATGGCCCAACAGAAATATCCCAAGGCTTACGAAGCGTACCAGCAGGCCGTGTACCGTGATGGAAAGAACCCGACTTTTTGGTGCTCTATTGGTGTCTTGTATTATCAGATCAATCAGTACCGCGATGCGCTCGACGCCTACTCCCGTGCCATCCGCCTCAATCCTTACATTTCGGAGGTCTGGTATGACCTGGGCACTCTGGTATGTTTTGATGGGTTTATTTATCCCTTGCTCTGCCACCATTGGAAATAGTAGCTGACCCGGGTCCAGTATGAATCTTGCAATAACCAAATTGCCGACGCTCTGGACGCCTATCAAAGAGCCGCAGAGCTTGACCCTGGCAACCCACACATCAAGGCCCGCTTACAGCTCCTCCGgtccggcggcggcaacggcagcgGGCAGGCTCCGGCACCTCAACCGGCAGATGTGCACCCTCAAGCGTATCAAGCTGCCGGCCCGTCCGGCCCAGTTGGACCACAATGGGGTGGCTCAGCGCAACAGCCTCCCGCTGGTGGTCCTCCCCCAGCGCCTGCTGGCGCCGGTGATAACTGGGCTGGCAGACTTTCCAATGTCAACCCACCACCACAACCCCCGAATCCATATGAGAACCGAGGAGAGCCTTTTAGAGGGCCTCCCCCACCGCCTCAACGCCAGCCCAGTCCTCAACAGGACCAGCAGATGCGACAAGGAGGATATTCTGAGCCCCGGGGTCCTGCTCCCCCGGGCCCATCCCGCCGCGGACCTTCACCAGCACCTGGCGGCCATCAGTACGggcagcctcctcctcctccatcgCAGGGTCCAAATCCTGCTGATCGACGAGTTGCCAATCCCAATTGGGGAGGCCCTCCTCCGTCCTCTGTGGGCCCTCCATCAAATAGTGCCAACGGAGCCAATGCGCCCTCCAACGGAGCCGCTCCTTTCAGACCAACCAGCAGTCCCCGAGGCGAGGTTAGACCGCACGACAATCGGATGCCATCTCCCAAGACGGCTTACCCTCAGCACCCGGGGGCTTCGAGCTACGCTCCTCACCATCCCGAGGGCCCCCCTCCAAGTGCTTCTGAAAATGGCCCGCCCCCTCCCGGCGCTGGTCCTGATGCCGCTGTCCAGCGTCCTGACGACCGCCCTCCGTCTGTCGGACCCAAGCGCATGCGTGAGTGGGAGGAAGAGTCCGTTGCCAAGAAGCAAGCCAACGAGGAGAATCGCGCTCGTCTGGACGACATGAGACACCGGCGACCCTCGACCCCTCCCCGTGACGCCTATCGACGCAATTCTAATGAAGTCCGCCGCTCGGATGAACAGCGTCGCCCGGACGAGCCTAAGAAAGAGGAGGCTCGTCCTCAAAGTGACAGCTACCATCCTTCTGAGGCTGCTCACCACCCCCAGAACCACTCCATCAGCTCAAACCAGCTTCCACCCATGCAGCCGGGTAACGTCCCCCCCGGCGGTCCTCAGGATAAGACACAGCCTGGCCCACCCCCCAAGGAGGAACGCCCAGCTTCAGAGCAAGCTCCTACTGCTGTTGCTCCAATATCTGCGGAACCTGAGCGAGCCGCGAGAAAGATGGATGTCGATGAAGACTACGACGATAGCCCCGAAGAGGATAAGAAGACTGGCATCGTCGCCAATGGATCTGGCCCTTCGTCAGGGTCTAGTGATGCTAAGGCCACGTCACCGGCGAGTGCAGGGGTTAATGGCACATCTGGTGCCGCTACTAAAACGGAGTAAAGTGTgatttttttccccctttggTTTTTGTCTGGGGGCGGTTCAAGAGTATTTTAATGAGCTCTCTGAAAGTTATGTGGCAGTTCCATTTCATGTTTTTTTGCGAAGTGTATACCACCGGGGACTACCCGGACTTGTTTTTTCAATTTCCTTTGTCTTTGGGGGATGGATGCTTGGGGCTTGAATGGCAAATGGTGGACGGGTGCAGCGGGGATTTCATGGTTCTTTCTTGGCTACGAAAAAGTCGTAAGCGAACGATATCCGTACTATGAGTAGTAGCCTCTCCAAGTAAGTAGTAGTATCTGCACAGTGAATCAAATTGATAGTTTTATAAACAATCAATTGCATGCCTTGAAATGTCTAGCCTGCCACGTCTCCACAGGGCGGCACCGTGTCCAGCCAGATGACAAGGTGAGATGATCACGTGAGACCATTGTATTTTTTGCTTTCTGGCTCTGTCAAAGACCTTGGTGAAGACAACCCTGGTGGAGACTTAGCCCAGGTGCCACAATAGGATTAGCGGTGCCTGCACGAGCCACAACTCGCACGCTGGCCCGACGTCTGCCCACAGGTCCTCGCTTAAAATTTCGCCCACAAATTTTGTAGAAAAACCCTCCTACTCTttggtcttcttctcgtcacgCAGGCCTCGTCAACTTCTTTACTAACCCCAAACCACACCCAGCCCGCCAAAATGAGTGTAAGATGCCATGACAACgaaaagaagacaagatcTTAAGATTAATTCGATCGACAAATGCTAATTTATTTAAATGAATAGCACCGCAAGTTCGAGGCTCCCCGCCACGGCTCCCTGGCTTTCCTGCCCAGGAAGCGTGCCGCCCGTCACCgtggcaaggtcaagtcgtaagtttttattttcgGGTTTGCCCGCAAGAGCATCACCAGCTTCACAAAACTCAGTAAAGAATGAGACTTGCTAACCAATTGCCTATGCATTCCACAGCTTCCCCAAGGATGACCCCAAGAAGCCCGTGCACCTGACCGCCGCCATGGGCTACAAGGCCGGCATGACCACGATCGTTCGTGACCTCGACCGACCCGGCGCGAAGGCCAACAAGAAGGAGGTCGTGGAGGCCGTCACGGTCGTCGATACACCACCAGTACGAACAACTCAGCCCGCTTGGCATCTGAGCCTATGGCTAACATCTTTTTCTCATCTAGATGATCGTTGTTGGTCTCGTTGGTTACATCGAAACCCCCCGCGGCTTGCGCTCCCTCACCACCGTGTGGGCTGAGCACTTGTCCGACGAGGTCAAGCGCCGCTTCTACAAGAACTGGTacaagagcaagaagaaggccttCACCAAGTACGCCAAGAAGCACAGCGAGTCGAGCGGCGCCAGCATCACCCGCGAGCTCGAGCGCATCAAGAAGTACTGCACCGTCGTGCGAGTCCTCGCCCACACCCAGATCCGCAAGACGCCCctcaagcagaagaaggcccACCTCATGGAGATCCAgatcaacggcggcagcgtcgcCGACAAGGTCTCCTTTGGCCAGGACCTCTTCGAGAAGCCCGTCTCCATTGACACCATCTTTGAGCAGGACGAGATGATCGACGTCATCGCCGTCACCAAGGGCCACGGCTTCAACGGCGTTACTGCCCGTTGGGGCACCAAGAAGCTTCCCCGAAAGACGCACAAGGGTCTGCGAAAGGTTGCTTGTATCGGTGCCTGGCATCCTTCCCACGTCCAGTGGACCGTTGCCCGTGCTGGTCAGATGGGATACCACCACCGTACCTCGGTCAACCACAAGGTTTACCGCATTGGCAAGGGTGACGCCGAGGACAGCGCCTCGACCGAGATTGACGtgaccaagaagaagattactccgtatgttCCAGCCCCCCGCCTTTCGCCTTGAGGCAAAATCATTTAGCTGCCCGTGCTTTATACTGATGCAAGATTTTCTCTTCTAGTCTGGGTGGTTTCGTTCGCTATGGTGAGGTCAACAACGACttcgtcatggtcaagggCTCCATCCCTGGTGTCAAGAAGCGTGTCATGACTCTCCGCAAGTCCATGTTCACCCACACATCCCGCCGTGCCCTCGAGAAGATCAACCTCAAATGGATCGATACCTCCTCCGAGTTCGGTCACGGTGCTTTCCAGACCCCCGCAGAGAAGAAGCAGTATCAGGGTACCCTCAAGAAGGATCTGGCCTCCGCATAAATCTGCGGATAGTCGTGTTTTCCTTCCTTATGTGTATGTCTCGGCCATTTGCAACGGTGTCGAAGGGTTGGTTTTTAAAAAGCCTTGCTGGAAGCTGGGTTTGGTTTCATAATGGGATGAATCAGTAAAAGGCCTAGCTAAACAGACGTATGAAAAATCGAAACGAGATTCCCAATGACTAAAACGTTTTATGACAGGCAAGATATGAACAAATTATTGTGAATTGTCTAATGGGTTTAATTAAATCCGGCGTGGCTACTAAATCCCGTCTAAAACGCCATTGCCAAACCATGCCTACCCATGTCTACTCATATCAGAACCCACCATTTCCCCAATTCCAAGCGCTGTACGGGTCATTTGGCACCAAGTTGAAAAGCACTAGGAGATTCAGAATCAGCGATGTGTTGGGTAGATAACGGTCCGGTACAGAGCGTGTTTATCAAGTAGCACTA from Metarhizium brunneum chromosome 2, complete sequence includes these protein-coding regions:
- the rpl-3 gene encoding 60S ribosomal protein uL3 encodes the protein MSHRKFEAPRHGSLAFLPRKRAARHRGKVKSFPKDDPKKPVHLTAAMGYKAGMTTIVRDLDRPGAKANKKEVVEAVTVVDTPPMIVVGLVGYIETPRGLRSLTTVWAEHLSDEVKRRFYKNWYKSKKKAFTKYAKKHSESSGASITRELERIKKYCTVVRVLAHTQIRKTPLKQKKAHLMEIQINGGSVADKVSFGQDLFEKPVSIDTIFEQDEMIDVIAVTKGHGFNGVTARWGTKKLPRKTHKGLRKVACIGAWHPSHVQWTVARAGQMGYHHRTSVNHKVYRIGKGDAEDSASTEIDVTKKKITPLGGFVRYGEVNNDFVMVKGSIPGVKKRVMTLRKSMFTHTSRRALEKINLKWIDTSSEFGHGAFQTPAEKKQYQGTLKKDLASA
- the ssn6 gene encoding General transcriptional corepressor ssn6 encodes the protein MANHHPSPTMMQLQQQQQQQQHHQAPVAPPQSVPPGHFAPSNQIAAMNEAVWLQIGSVSELLRVPDEAMHAYERALQANTNSTAAMNAIGMLLKGREAFDKALEFFRAIVQLEQNNGEAWGNLGHCYLMTENLQKAYDAYQQALVNLRDPKDPMLWYGIGILYDRYGSYDYAEEAFSQVMQIQPDFEKANEIYFRLGIIYKQQSKFNQSLDCFKYIVNSPPGPLTQEDIWFQIGHVHEQQKDFDSAKAAYQRVLDHSPNHAKVLQQLGWLHHQQNTSYETQDRAIQYLEKSVSADNQDAQSWYLLGRCYMAQQKYPKAYEAYQQAVYRDGKNPTFWCSIGVLYYQINQYRDALDAYSRAIRLNPYISEVWYDLGTLYESCNNQIADALDAYQRAAELDPGNPHIKARLQLLRSGGGNGSGQAPAPQPADVHPQAYQAAGPSGPVGPQWGGSAQQPPAGGPPPAPAGAGDNWAGRLSNVNPPPQPPNPYENRGEPFRGPPPPPQRQPSPQQDQQMRQGGYSEPRGPAPPGPSRRGPSPAPGGHQYGQPPPPPSQGPNPADRRVANPNWGGPPPSSVGPPSNSANGANAPSNGAAPFRPTSSPRGEVRPHDNRMPSPKTAYPQHPGASSYAPHHPEGPPPSASENGPPPPGAGPDAAVQRPDDRPPSVGPKRMREWEEESVAKKQANEENRARLDDMRHRRPSTPPRDAYRRNSNEVRRSDEQRRPDEPKKEEARPQSDSYHPSEAAHHPQNHSISSNQLPPMQPGNVPPGGPQDKTQPGPPPKEERPASEQAPTAVAPISAEPERAARKMDVDEDYDDSPEEDKKTGIVANGSGPSSGSSDAKATSPASAGVNGTSGAATKTE